The following are encoded in a window of Armatimonas rosea genomic DNA:
- a CDS encoding PEP-CTERM sorting domain-containing protein (PEP-CTERM proteins occur, often in large numbers, in the proteomes of bacteria that also encode an exosortase, a predicted intramembrane cysteine proteinase. The presence of a PEP-CTERM domain at a protein's C-terminus predicts cleavage within the sorting domain, followed by covalent anchoring to some some component of the (usually Gram-negative) cell surface. Many PEP-CTERM proteins exhibit an unusual sequence composition that includes large numbers of potential glycosylation sites. Expression of one such protein has been shown restore the ability of a bacterium to form floc, a type of biofilm.), which produces MITRLALRSTLATLVALSATLAQAQTIFSTGFEAPGYSATATSTVFNPYTGGTFTTSPGAIHNAGWETLFTPGTNAQQAVNYPNALNASQIQTATVRTGSQALRSDGAVAQQTIFGTATGIGVSTSTGILDLSFDMLVTAPSAQTGQWGLSVFDQGLREIASLGFYGGFLVGGSGATTYGLASPTAVGYNNWANYGLRVNFSAKTMSILLNGTPISTLQNLPLRNDINFTARTGYLGLGGQAPLGAAYTTTPERAFFDNVTASTAPEPGTLALLSLGGTLVVLRRRRTR; this is translated from the coding sequence ATGATAACTCGTCTCGCACTACGCTCTACACTCGCTACCCTCGTGGCACTCAGCGCCACCCTTGCACAGGCACAGACCATTTTTTCTACGGGCTTTGAAGCCCCCGGCTATAGCGCCACCGCGACCTCGACGGTCTTTAACCCCTACACGGGAGGGACGTTTACCACAAGCCCGGGGGCGATCCACAACGCGGGCTGGGAGACGCTCTTCACCCCAGGGACGAACGCCCAGCAGGCGGTCAACTACCCCAATGCCCTCAATGCCAGTCAGATACAGACAGCGACTGTGCGCACCGGGAGCCAGGCGCTCCGGAGCGATGGTGCCGTCGCGCAGCAGACGATCTTTGGTACCGCGACCGGTATCGGCGTGAGTACCAGCACGGGAATCCTCGACCTGAGCTTCGACATGCTGGTGACAGCCCCGAGCGCCCAGACCGGCCAGTGGGGCCTCAGTGTCTTCGATCAGGGGTTGCGTGAAATTGCGAGCCTGGGCTTCTATGGAGGGTTCCTGGTTGGGGGAAGCGGCGCCACTACCTATGGACTCGCCTCGCCAACAGCGGTGGGCTACAACAACTGGGCAAACTATGGCCTACGGGTAAACTTCTCCGCCAAGACCATGAGTATCTTGCTCAATGGAACTCCCATAAGTACTCTCCAAAACCTCCCGCTTCGCAACGATATCAACTTTACGGCACGAACGGGATACCTTGGGCTTGGAGGACAGGCTCCGCTGGGAGCTGCCTATACCACAACCCCCGAGCGCGCCTTCTTCGACAATGTCACCGCGAGCACCGCACCCGAGCCGGGGACACTCGCCTTGCTCAGCCTCGGGGGAACCCTGGTGGTTTTACGCCGTCGGCGCACTCGCTAA
- a CDS encoding AAA-like domain-containing protein produces the protein MSVHIELLGRPAIVFRDGSRVEHFPTRKAAALLGYLALCPGVPQPREVLAELFWPEVEPVSGRNSLNVALNALRTSLGEALTTDRTYVQLLPEHVTTDLALALETGRSFDPDQLLAGFYDDFVIAERERLKALGLGSAKSAPTLTETRRIVPGGAVPLEASYYIERATDGALRDALRRTDSIILLKGAHEVGKTSLLARGAQAARQSRARVALTDLATLPETDATAFFRALATSLADELGVDESPEALWSEARSPAMNLERFVRRAVLEPRGTSVVWALDEVDRLFELPFGPDLFRLFRSWHNRRSLEPDGPWSGLTLVIAYATEAQLFLTDLHQSPFNVGTRLTLSDFTLEDTAELNRRFGSPLVSSDQLLALREWIGGQPYLNHLAFHALSDGLPLAELLAQALNPEGLFGGHLRRLSASLQRSPGQSAAIQSLLEGKQTLSQEPFYRLRAAGLLAGDSSSEARFRCRLYRDWLLRNAEP, from the coding sequence ATGTCGGTTCATATCGAGCTTCTCGGTCGCCCGGCTATTGTCTTTCGCGACGGTAGCCGTGTCGAGCACTTCCCCACCCGTAAGGCGGCGGCCCTCCTGGGCTATCTGGCGCTCTGCCCGGGCGTCCCCCAGCCCCGTGAGGTTCTGGCCGAGCTCTTCTGGCCCGAGGTCGAGCCGGTCAGTGGACGCAATAGCCTCAATGTCGCGCTCAATGCCCTGCGCACCAGCCTGGGTGAGGCGCTGACCACCGACCGCACCTATGTCCAGCTCCTCCCGGAGCACGTCACCACCGACCTCGCGCTTGCCCTGGAGACGGGCCGTAGCTTCGACCCCGACCAGCTCCTAGCGGGCTTCTACGACGACTTTGTGATTGCCGAGCGCGAGCGGCTCAAGGCGCTGGGGCTGGGCTCGGCCAAGAGCGCTCCCACCCTTACAGAGACCCGCCGGATCGTCCCTGGGGGCGCGGTTCCCTTGGAGGCGAGCTACTATATCGAGCGGGCGACCGACGGTGCTCTGCGGGATGCGCTGCGCCGCACCGACTCCATTATCTTGCTCAAGGGGGCGCATGAGGTGGGCAAGACCAGCCTGCTGGCGCGGGGGGCTCAGGCCGCCCGCCAGAGCCGCGCACGGGTCGCGCTCACCGATCTGGCCACCCTCCCCGAGACCGATGCCACGGCCTTTTTCCGGGCGCTGGCCACCTCGCTCGCCGATGAGCTGGGCGTAGACGAGTCCCCTGAGGCGCTCTGGAGCGAGGCGCGCAGCCCCGCGATGAACCTAGAGCGCTTTGTCCGTCGCGCGGTGCTGGAGCCGCGTGGGACCTCGGTTGTCTGGGCACTCGACGAGGTAGACCGGCTCTTTGAGCTCCCCTTTGGCCCTGATCTCTTCCGGCTCTTCCGCTCCTGGCATAACCGCCGCTCGCTGGAGCCCGATGGCCCCTGGAGCGGGCTGACCCTCGTGATCGCCTACGCCACCGAGGCGCAGCTCTTCCTCACCGACCTGCACCAGTCGCCCTTCAACGTGGGAACGCGGCTGACTCTCTCGGACTTCACGCTGGAGGACACCGCCGAGCTCAACCGGCGCTTTGGCTCTCCCTTGGTTAGCTCCGACCAGCTCCTGGCGCTACGCGAGTGGATTGGGGGGCAACCCTACTTAAACCACCTCGCCTTCCACGCCCTCTCCGACGGCCTCCCGCTGGCCGAGCTGCTTGCCCAAGCGCTCAACCCCGAGGGGCTCTTTGGCGGCCACCTGCGCCGCCTGAGTGCGTCTTTGCAGCGCAGCCCCGGCCAGAGCGCCGCGATCCAGAGCCTGCTAGAGGGCAAGCAAACCCTCAGCCAAGAGCCCTTCTACCGCCTCCGCGCCGCCGGCCTCCTCGCCGGAGACTCGTCAAGCGAGGCCCGCTTCCGCTGCCGCCTCTACCGCGACTGGCTCCTCAGGAACGCAGAGCCATAA
- a CDS encoding cupin domain-containing protein, translating to MNIADLNEIAGRRYPARRWTRNLVGGASPVQCENFALGYVVLEPNGGQVPWHNQEQEEVYFIVEGEGEMCLGDERQAVKGGQCVYIPPTVFHQLTNTGSTPMVMIYAYGPAGDVAHWKQELEGTLPRAGIDVPALPEGAAPQCTEKP from the coding sequence ATGAATATCGCAGACTTAAACGAAATCGCCGGGCGACGCTACCCCGCCCGGCGCTGGACACGAAACCTGGTGGGAGGGGCATCCCCGGTTCAGTGTGAGAACTTTGCCCTTGGCTACGTGGTGCTGGAGCCAAACGGCGGCCAGGTGCCCTGGCACAACCAGGAGCAAGAGGAAGTGTACTTCATTGTCGAGGGCGAGGGCGAGATGTGCCTGGGCGACGAGCGCCAGGCGGTCAAGGGTGGGCAGTGTGTCTACATCCCCCCGACCGTCTTCCACCAGCTCACCAACACCGGCTCCACGCCGATGGTCATGATCTACGCCTACGGCCCCGCCGGCGATGTGGCCCACTGGAAGCAGGAGCTCGAAGGCACCCTCCCCCGCGCCGGGATCGATGTCCCCGCCCTCCCCGAGGGCGCCGCGCCCCAGTGCACGGAGAAGCCGTAG
- a CDS encoding thioredoxin domain-containing protein: protein MSQVEWRTWGEEAFAEARAQDKPVLLSITATWCQYCAAMDENTYGNEALAQYINDNVIPVRVDSDKRPDVNARYTQGGWPTTCVLTGEGDILWGGTSVPPDGMAQLLPQVLNSYRHEKAGIAQHVAGQREQIRQQHAAPPFDPNLPVDPNIPFGVLLGAKFEFDFAFGGFGHNGQKFPQNEVTELVMEQYSRTLRAGTPDADLKLILERTFKGIAEGGLVDEGTGGFFRYAQTPDWRNPQVEKLLEDNAALVRLFCRGYNLLGEESLKAAAKKGLDYLRTQLWFEDLGVFGGSQFADGEYYAQPLEERAEWNPPAVDETILTGANAVAVRALVAWWQATGETEALAQACRVMDYLLANLVDESGCPTHFQAAEGEDVGEIPTGMLSDAADLVAAGLDLYEAGQGVKYLDRAEEIANWSRANLESAESGGLYDAPVRPNALGNLKVGTRDVADNMLLADSLLRLFLATGETEHAQLAQRILQSFQPAAPNMGFFGASMALAIERAVLPPVLVHVLGGASDPRTQALLLAAHKPYRHEKFVQPLDPANEDDAAHIENLGYPVPEQPTAHIMVATEALAPTVDPEVLIETIQNAAASLVGMPDLSALVGGDETPEA, encoded by the coding sequence ATGAGTCAAGTGGAGTGGCGCACCTGGGGTGAAGAGGCATTTGCCGAGGCCCGTGCGCAGGATAAGCCCGTTCTGCTCTCGATCACCGCAACCTGGTGCCAGTACTGCGCCGCGATGGACGAGAACACCTATGGCAACGAAGCCCTCGCCCAGTACATCAACGACAATGTCATCCCCGTTCGCGTGGACTCCGACAAGCGTCCTGATGTCAACGCCCGCTACACGCAGGGTGGCTGGCCGACCACCTGTGTCCTAACCGGAGAGGGAGATATCCTCTGGGGCGGCACGAGTGTCCCGCCCGATGGCATGGCCCAGCTCCTGCCGCAGGTGCTCAACTCCTACCGCCACGAGAAGGCCGGGATCGCCCAGCATGTCGCCGGGCAGCGCGAGCAGATCCGCCAGCAGCACGCCGCCCCGCCGTTCGATCCCAACCTGCCTGTCGATCCCAATATCCCCTTTGGCGTGCTCTTGGGCGCAAAGTTTGAGTTCGACTTCGCCTTTGGTGGCTTCGGGCACAACGGCCAGAAGTTCCCCCAGAACGAGGTCACCGAGCTGGTGATGGAGCAGTACTCCCGTACCCTCCGCGCCGGGACCCCCGATGCCGACCTCAAGCTGATCTTGGAGCGTACCTTCAAGGGAATCGCCGAGGGCGGGCTGGTCGATGAGGGCACGGGCGGGTTCTTCCGCTACGCCCAGACACCCGACTGGCGCAACCCCCAGGTCGAGAAGCTGCTCGAGGACAACGCCGCGCTCGTGCGCCTCTTCTGCCGCGGCTACAACCTGCTGGGCGAGGAGTCCCTCAAGGCCGCGGCCAAGAAGGGCCTCGACTACCTGCGCACCCAGCTCTGGTTCGAGGACCTTGGCGTCTTTGGTGGCTCGCAGTTTGCCGATGGGGAGTACTACGCCCAGCCGCTGGAAGAGCGCGCCGAGTGGAACCCGCCTGCGGTCGATGAGACTATCCTGACAGGGGCCAATGCCGTTGCGGTCCGTGCGCTTGTGGCGTGGTGGCAGGCGACCGGCGAGACCGAGGCGCTGGCCCAGGCCTGCCGCGTGATGGACTACCTACTGGCCAACCTGGTCGATGAGAGCGGCTGCCCGACCCACTTCCAAGCCGCCGAGGGCGAAGATGTCGGGGAGATCCCGACCGGGATGCTCTCGGATGCGGCCGATCTGGTGGCGGCAGGGCTAGACCTCTACGAAGCCGGGCAGGGCGTGAAGTACCTGGACCGCGCCGAAGAGATCGCCAACTGGAGCCGGGCCAACCTGGAGTCGGCGGAGTCCGGTGGGCTCTACGATGCCCCGGTGCGCCCCAATGCTCTAGGGAACCTCAAGGTCGGGACCCGTGATGTCGCCGACAACATGCTCCTAGCCGACTCGCTCCTGCGCCTCTTCTTGGCCACCGGCGAGACCGAGCACGCCCAGCTCGCCCAGCGCATCCTCCAGTCCTTCCAGCCCGCGGCCCCGAACATGGGCTTCTTTGGAGCCAGTATGGCCCTCGCGATCGAGCGTGCGGTCCTGCCGCCGGTCCTGGTGCATGTCCTTGGGGGCGCGAGCGATCCGCGGACCCAGGCGCTCCTGCTGGCCGCCCACAAGCCCTACCGCCACGAGAAGTTTGTCCAGCCGCTCGACCCGGCCAACGAGGACGACGCGGCGCATATCGAGAACCTGGGCTACCCGGTTCCCGAGCAGCCGACCGCGCATATCATGGTCGCCACCGAGGCCCTCGCGCCCACCGTGGACCCCGAGGTGCTGATCGAGACGATCCAGAACGCGGCTGCCTCGCTCGTGGGGATGCCCGATCTGAGTGCTCTGGTCGGGGGAGATGAGACCCCCGAGGCCTAG
- a CDS encoding multiheme c-type cytochrome: MRNALRGLCCLLFPLVLLAMVACAPEKKPPVALPPEANFSVYVGNAACQPCHAAEFESHQKTRHMSTLHDATLAALGPLAPALGAIPGGLTLVQEGEKLAVALAITKKTIPLELVLGSGKTGMTFLALFEAGSAESYQSYFPIQKTWHTTPGQQGLAPGGLGRPYDESTTRHCLGCHTATLPTNSLKPEPKFYGVGCESCHGPGSRHVAAKQQGRVTDDSRLRQFDAKSGAAVNELCGRCHRTAAELATMDPRERDSTQRFQPFGLSLSKCFTESKDKLTCLTCHNPHEDASTDTKHYEAVCLSCHAAPKKECPVNPKEKCVSCHMPTRPIFPGSPLPNAMADHFIKIRR; the protein is encoded by the coding sequence ATGAGAAACGCGCTCCGTGGGCTCTGCTGCCTTCTTTTCCCGCTTGTGCTACTCGCGATGGTGGCGTGCGCGCCGGAGAAAAAGCCCCCTGTGGCGCTCCCCCCGGAGGCGAACTTCTCCGTCTATGTCGGCAACGCCGCCTGCCAGCCCTGCCACGCCGCGGAGTTTGAGAGCCACCAGAAGACCCGGCACATGAGCACGCTCCACGATGCGACTCTCGCCGCGCTGGGGCCGCTCGCCCCCGCACTTGGGGCGATTCCGGGAGGGCTGACTCTGGTGCAAGAGGGCGAGAAGCTGGCGGTGGCGCTGGCGATCACCAAAAAGACCATCCCCCTGGAGCTGGTGCTGGGCTCGGGGAAGACCGGGATGACCTTCCTCGCGCTCTTTGAGGCGGGGAGTGCGGAGAGCTACCAGAGCTACTTCCCGATCCAGAAGACCTGGCACACGACACCGGGGCAGCAGGGGCTCGCGCCGGGTGGCCTGGGGCGCCCCTACGACGAGTCCACGACCCGACACTGCTTGGGTTGCCACACGGCAACGCTGCCGACAAACTCTCTCAAGCCGGAACCGAAGTTCTATGGGGTCGGCTGCGAGTCCTGCCACGGGCCGGGGAGCCGCCATGTCGCCGCCAAGCAGCAGGGGCGTGTCACCGACGACTCCCGGCTACGGCAGTTCGATGCCAAGAGTGGCGCGGCGGTCAATGAGCTCTGTGGGCGCTGTCACCGCACCGCGGCCGAGCTGGCGACCATGGACCCCCGTGAGCGCGACAGCACCCAGCGCTTCCAGCCCTTTGGCCTCTCGCTGAGCAAGTGCTTTACAGAGAGCAAGGACAAGCTCACCTGCCTGACCTGCCACAACCCGCACGAAGATGCGTCCACGGACACCAAGCACTACGAGGCGGTCTGTCTCTCGTGCCACGCTGCGCCGAAAAAAGAGTGCCCGGTGAACCCGAAAGAGAAGTGTGTCTCCTGCCACATGCCGACGCGGCCGATCTTTCCGGGGAGCCCGCTGCCCAATGCGATGGCGGATCACTTTATTAAAATCCGGCGCTAG
- a CDS encoding AAA-like domain-containing protein, with the protein MAPFFVTGGTLSADARSYIARSADSELLEALQGGAFCYVLNTRQVGKSSLMIRTAHALRERGVTSVVLDITAGGFNLTPDAWYDGLLLQLAEQLARFLKRPELEETLETAFAARSQLGAAQRFFHVLEQVALPAAGERGLTVFVDEIDAVRLLPFSVDEFFVGIRALYNRRAERAELARLTFCLVGVATPNQLIANPLVSPFNIGKKITLTDFTLTDAAPLAASLPGGSTALARVLHWTGGHPYLTQRLCARLLETGGSVDEAVTSLFFTHAARESDDNLAFVATRLLRGEDDRAALLELYGKVRGGQRVADDPTSPLCDTLHLAGIVRSQPEGTLAVRNRIYAHVFDLVWVRENLPDGELRRQRAAFRRGALRTGALAGGVLAAMGGLTAWALLSARRADEAAQRADREAGSALRAQKTSEQNRTLAQKNQARAERLAQERARALAEKEQALREKEAALQAKESALKDREAALVAEKTARGRADRATVAAQTNLGRVELALALRALGNAETEAAAEHLTAALQQGRLSPEQAQLAQFCQQTITACAPRLRRKIVCRGTPSTALYSSDGSKLAVGTENGWVQVFESVTGKPLSPAYFHGAGVTALAFLSGNRLASGGNDSRIHLWGKGAPTRALVHTVQHAPILDLAPSREGTKLISSGQGGCVVWDTRTGNEISRVWDDDMGGRWTAEKSTKIPYAHVARFSNPQETELAFGAYGYVCNIARVATGQMTRAFSTAQNKAAGPDWAYQFVPTPTPGVIAVIGHYTDGTGNACLYNLETGRAVSPLMVTTNPITRCGSFSPDGKTLAVGDEAGSLLLWEPRSGRPADGPYSLFPPQHFVQQVAWLPDSDRVLAQTLGDPVVLWSKTERRIVTARFRNSRSFTLSPTQPQVAILGTSSTLSLWSIPPRNPSPVLRVHSTNNGLRDEQVAKDSYTWLGWLDSPLESSVVLDLETRRVLQSSRLSLSWSPEGRYVAIHDTSCAEVWDTKLQTRVWRTIVQASPSARVRWEKDQASFIRENGLTEKIPLTQPPK; encoded by the coding sequence TTGGCACCGTTCTTTGTGACGGGGGGGACACTCTCTGCCGATGCGCGGAGCTATATCGCACGAAGCGCGGATAGTGAGCTTCTGGAGGCACTGCAAGGCGGGGCGTTTTGCTACGTCCTCAACACGCGCCAGGTCGGCAAGTCGAGCCTGATGATCCGCACGGCCCATGCCCTGCGGGAGCGCGGCGTCACGAGCGTGGTCTTAGACATCACGGCGGGCGGCTTTAACCTCACGCCCGACGCCTGGTACGATGGCCTGCTCCTGCAGCTCGCCGAGCAGCTTGCCCGTTTTTTGAAGCGCCCCGAGCTGGAGGAGACTCTGGAGACGGCGTTTGCCGCACGGAGCCAGCTTGGGGCGGCGCAGCGCTTCTTCCATGTGCTGGAGCAGGTCGCGCTCCCCGCAGCAGGCGAGCGGGGGCTGACGGTGTTTGTGGACGAGATCGACGCGGTGCGGCTACTGCCCTTCTCGGTGGACGAGTTCTTTGTGGGAATCCGTGCGCTCTACAACCGCCGTGCCGAGCGGGCAGAGCTGGCGCGGCTGACGTTTTGTTTGGTAGGAGTGGCGACTCCCAACCAGCTCATCGCAAACCCCTTGGTGTCGCCGTTCAATATCGGCAAGAAGATCACCCTCACGGACTTCACCCTCACCGATGCGGCCCCGCTGGCGGCCAGCCTTCCCGGTGGGAGTACAGCTCTGGCGCGTGTCCTCCACTGGACCGGCGGGCACCCCTACCTCACCCAGCGGCTCTGTGCGCGGCTTTTGGAGACGGGCGGGAGCGTGGACGAGGCAGTGACGAGCCTCTTTTTTACCCACGCGGCCCGGGAGAGCGACGACAACCTGGCCTTTGTGGCCACGCGCCTGCTCCGGGGGGAGGACGACCGTGCGGCCCTGCTGGAGCTCTATGGCAAGGTGCGGGGCGGGCAGCGGGTCGCCGACGATCCCACATCGCCCTTGTGCGACACGCTCCACCTCGCGGGGATTGTCCGCTCCCAGCCCGAGGGCACCCTGGCGGTTCGCAACCGGATCTACGCCCATGTCTTTGACCTTGTCTGGGTGCGGGAGAACCTCCCCGACGGAGAGCTGCGCCGCCAGCGTGCCGCGTTCCGGCGCGGTGCCCTACGGACGGGAGCCCTGGCGGGCGGGGTTCTGGCCGCCATGGGTGGGCTCACCGCCTGGGCGCTGCTCAGTGCCCGCCGCGCCGACGAAGCCGCACAGCGGGCCGACCGTGAGGCTGGGAGCGCCCTGCGTGCCCAGAAAACCTCCGAGCAGAACCGCACGCTCGCCCAGAAAAATCAGGCCCGTGCGGAGCGGCTCGCCCAAGAGCGCGCCCGTGCCCTCGCCGAGAAGGAGCAGGCGCTGCGCGAGAAAGAGGCCGCCCTTCAGGCAAAAGAGAGCGCTCTCAAGGACCGTGAGGCAGCTCTCGTCGCGGAGAAGACCGCACGGGGCCGGGCAGATCGTGCCACGGTCGCGGCACAGACCAACCTCGGCCGCGTCGAGCTGGCGCTGGCACTGCGGGCGCTCGGCAACGCCGAGACCGAGGCGGCGGCGGAGCATCTCACAGCAGCCCTGCAGCAGGGTAGGCTCTCCCCCGAGCAGGCACAGCTCGCGCAGTTCTGCCAGCAGACGATCACCGCCTGTGCGCCTCGTCTGCGACGCAAGATTGTCTGTCGTGGAACTCCCTCCACAGCGCTCTACTCGTCGGATGGGAGCAAGCTTGCGGTGGGAACCGAGAATGGCTGGGTCCAGGTATTTGAGAGCGTCACAGGCAAGCCCCTTAGCCCCGCCTACTTCCACGGAGCGGGAGTCACGGCGCTCGCGTTTCTCTCGGGGAACCGGCTGGCATCGGGGGGGAACGATAGTCGCATTCACCTCTGGGGAAAGGGAGCGCCCACCAGAGCCCTGGTCCACACGGTGCAGCACGCCCCGATCCTGGACCTTGCCCCCAGCCGTGAGGGCACGAAGCTGATCTCCAGTGGTCAGGGTGGGTGCGTGGTCTGGGACACGCGTACCGGAAACGAGATCAGCCGTGTCTGGGACGATGACATGGGGGGACGCTGGACGGCGGAGAAGAGTACCAAGATTCCCTACGCTCATGTGGCACGCTTTAGCAACCCCCAAGAGACCGAGCTCGCCTTTGGGGCCTATGGCTATGTCTGCAATATCGCCCGTGTCGCCACAGGGCAGATGACCCGCGCCTTCTCCACCGCGCAGAACAAGGCCGCCGGCCCCGACTGGGCCTACCAGTTTGTCCCCACCCCAACCCCCGGCGTGATCGCAGTGATCGGGCACTACACGGATGGAACGGGCAATGCCTGCCTCTACAACCTGGAGACGGGGCGGGCGGTCTCTCCCCTCATGGTCACGACCAATCCCATCACCCGCTGTGGGAGCTTCAGCCCCGATGGCAAGACCCTGGCCGTGGGGGACGAGGCAGGCAGCCTCTTGCTCTGGGAGCCCCGCAGTGGTCGTCCCGCCGACGGCCCCTACAGCCTCTTTCCTCCACAGCACTTCGTTCAGCAAGTCGCCTGGCTCCCCGATAGCGACCGCGTCCTAGCACAGACTCTCGGCGATCCCGTGGTTCTCTGGAGCAAGACGGAGAGGCGCATCGTCACGGCCCGCTTTCGCAATAGCCGTAGCTTTACCCTCTCCCCCACACAGCCCCAGGTCGCGATCCTCGGGACAAGCAGCACGCTCTCCCTCTGGAGCATCCCGCCCAGAAACCCCTCCCCCGTGCTACGGGTTCACTCGACAAACAATGGCCTACGGGATGAGCAGGTGGCCAAGGACAGCTACACCTGGCTAGGTTGGCTCGACAGTCCTCTGGAAAGCAGCGTGGTGCTCGATTTGGAGACGCGGCGTGTCCTCCAGAGCTCGCGCCTCTCTCTCAGCTGGAGCCCAGAGGGCCGCTATGTCGCGATCCACGATACTAGCTGCGCGGAGGTCTGGGATACGAAACTGCAGACGCGTGTGTGGCGTACCATTGTCCAGGCAAGCCCCAGCGCCCGTGTGCGCTGGGAAAAAGACCAGGCCAGCTTTATCCGTGAAAACGGCCTCACCGAGAAGATTCCCCTCACGCAGCCCCCAAAATAG